From the Microplitis mediator isolate UGA2020A chromosome 6, iyMicMedi2.1, whole genome shotgun sequence genome, one window contains:
- the LOC130670634 gene encoding uncharacterized protein LOC130670634, protein MFPQTLSVEAEKIITSMADEVLPASLEKLEIDRLTNNCPHGNNSSSDKSTSGNPFRSSGRGTATGDTSYLFRRRSMPNRPTPSFVSPRGVKCTTNFKPPKNDKLLDGQKKNSIIKEAVLKLNSNNSTTCLSDTLASTLLQEACKLSISCIRNPRTFGHGSVTKDFKALNINTDSRLAKDDTSLPESSYRASSFQRARSNTMPSLKRPGPGPGGGDAGAVNTVAAAAAAAAAAASTISNNINATANIPGYNNNEGVYSSNAGQSSTNTCSVQARMSPPSSCDVTIDELASYFEEFVHIPKKMSHMAEMMYI, encoded by the exons atgttTCCACAAACGTTGAGCGTTGAagctgaaaaaataataacgagCATGGCAGACGAAGTGCTGCCGGCTAGtttggaaaaacttgaaattgaTCGACTTACAAACAATTGTCCTCa cgGCAATAATAGCAGCAGCGATAAATCAACATCTGGAAATCCATTTCGTTCAAGTGGACGTGGTACAGCAACTGGTGATACAAGTTATTTATTTCGTAGAAGATCAATGCCAAATCGTCCAACACCAAGTTTTGTAAGTCCACGTGGTGTTAAATGTACAACGAACTTTAAAccaccaaaaaatgataaattactggatggacaaaaaaaaaattcaattataaaagAAGCCGTTCTAAAACTAAATAGCAATAATTCAACGACGTGTTTGAGTGATACACTGGCTAGTACATTATTACAGGAGGCGTGTAAACTCAGTATTTCATGTATTAGAAATCCTAGGACATTTGGACATGGTTCAGTGACGAAAGACTTCAAGGCTTTGAATATTAACACGGATTCAAGATTGGCTAAAGACGACACTAGTTTACCTGAAAGCTCTTATCGTGCAAGTAGTTTTCAACGTGCGCGCAGTAATACGATGCCCAGTTTAAAAAGACCTGGACCAGGACCTGGTGGTGGTGATGCTGGAGCTGTGAATACTGTTGCCGCTGCTGCCGCCGCCGCTGCTGCAGCAGCTTCTACGATTTCAAATAATATCAATGCTACTGCTAATATACCtggttataataataatgaaggaGTTTATTCATCAAATGCTGGTCAATCGAGCACGAATACTTGCTCTGTACAAGCAAGAATGTCACCACCATCGTCTTGTGATGTAACAATTGATGAACTTGCTAGTTACTTTGAAGAATTTGTTCATATTCCAAAGAAGATGTCACACATGGCAGAAATGATGTACATTTAG
- the LOC130670631 gene encoding protein bunched, class 2/F/G isoform-like — MGDNVHRKSHKQSENINNKKQINAINRTTTETMRLGEPDRTHPALGLSVPSNITPSNQCKKKTSSFQITSVTVGSRMSNDAGEDSNDDLDESHGEDTSIELSRITDIETPSYSEDTFSKEDVFFNASNAALSTAPVIPTSSQYGLAIVPSEGGNVNNSTNDTNINTLDIASVTDNNIINLLSSTAKQDTDIREVHSHGRNERFKVVKIESTEPFKRGRWTCMDYLDHTNSVNQSNAIGTPKVSDPNEVCISYGVTDGGIIALDPSKSLTSEDNGIINVDMNGHATHQDIITSMISSTAAAASASSSSSTAATAAGYPVSNNSLPQSVQRNVPPVQTQPQVQQPTQIPQYFQSSPQQQQQQQQQLASQQHQHQPQGGQQQGSTLPANLQNTHPNNLGQPQSMPQGSIPIITQTNNNNVTPQQNISHTKEDNTYVTVSSQNQSMPGQNVCQSSVQSSASSSQASNILVAQHQPQQQQPQPQQQQQPPQQQQGLQAPTSMTQISEPMNTLQNMQGMQSIHNVPQSGGQQPTSTIHVPGGPLPNQVIAPTSMQQQQQQQQSQPTGGANTQVQMTQVSGNCQNVVSGIQQQQQQQQQQQGSMGFHQPDIELDSMSGGLSNAGSSQLADAALLECLAEVTQTYDDHHTLEDNESMPGTSAVAIDNKIEQAMDLVKSHLMFAVREEVEVLKEKIAELMDRINQLEAENSILRAHATPETLAQLSQSTTKLPQNNNPASGQ, encoded by the exons ATGGGAGATAATGTGCACAGAAAATCGCACAAACAGtcggaaaatattaataataaaaaacaaattaacgCAATTAATCGTACGACAACGGAGACTATGAGACTTGGTGAGCCAGACAGAACACACCCGGCGTTGGGTCTGTCTGTGCCTAGCAACATCACGCCGAGTAATCAGTGTAAGAAAAAAACATCGTCATTTCAAATAACAAGCGTCACTGTTGGCAGCCGTATGAGTAATGACGCCGGTGAAGATTCAAATGATGATCTTGATGAGTCACACGGTGAAGATACATCTATTGAGTTATCGAGAATTACGGATATTGAAACACCAAGTTATTCAGAGGATACATTTTCAAAAGaggatgttttttttaatgccaGTAATGCTGCTTTAAGTACTGCACCCGTTATACCGACTAGTTCACAGTACGGACTTGCCATAGTACCGTCCGAAGGTGGTAATGTTAATAATTCAACAAACGACACCAATATTAACACACTTGACATTGCATCtgttactgataataatattattaatttgttgtcGAGTACCGCTAAACAGGACACGGATATCCGGGAGGTACACTCACATGGACGTAATGAAAGATTTAAAGTTGTCAAAATCGAAAGCACGGAACCATTCAAACGGGGCCGATGGACGTGCATGGACTACCTTGACCACACCAATTCTGTTAATCAGTCAAATGCCATTGGTACACCAAAAGTATCCGATCCAAATGAAGTATGTATATCATATGGCGTCACGGACGGTGGAATTATTGCGTTAGATCCGTCAAAGTCTTTGACTTCTGAAGACAACGGCATCATAAACGTCGATATGAATGGTCATGCGACCCATCAAGATATTATTACCTCGATGATTTCAAGTACAGCTGCTGCTGCTTctgcttcttcttcttcttcgaCTGCTGCTACAGCTGCTGGTTATCCTGTTAGTAATAATTCGTTACCTCAGAGTGTGCAGCGCAATGTACCACCGGTTCAAACCCAACCGCAGGTTCAACAGCCTACTCAGATACCCCAATACTTCCAATCATCaccacaacaacaacagcaacagcaacaacaattAGCTTCTCAACAACACCAACACCAGCCACAAGGTGGACAGCAACAAGGTTCGACGTTACCAgcaaatttacaaaatacaCATCCTAATAATTTGGGACAGCCTCAAAGTATGCCTCAAGGCTCTATTCCTATTATTACTCAGactaataataacaatgtgACGCCACAACAAAATATAAGTCACACGAAGGAGGATAATACGTATGTAACAGTAAGCTCACAAAATCAATCCATGCCAGGTCAAAATGTTTGTCAATCGTCAGTACAATCATCAGCATCAAGTTCTCAGGCATCCAATATCCTTGTTGCGCAACATCAGCCTCAACAACAACAACCTCAGCctcaacagcagcagcagccaCCACAACAACAACAAGGATTACAAGCCCCGACATCAATGACTCAAATTTCCGAGCCAATGAACACGTTGCAGAACATGCAAGGTATGCAGAGTATCCATAATGTCCCTCAGTCAGGTGGACAGCAACCAACTTCAACGATTCATGTTCCTGGTGGTCCTCTTCCCAATCAAGTTATTGCTCCTACGTCAAtgcaacaacagcagcagcaacaacagtCACAACCAACGGGTGGTGCTAATACTCAGGTACAGATGACCCAAGTGTCTGGCAACTGTCAAAATGTTGTCAGTGGAAttcaacagcagcagcagcagcagcagcagcagcaaggTTCTATGGGCTTTCATCAACCCGACATAGAGCTGGACTCAATGTCGGGAGGACTAAGTAATGCCGGCAGTAGTCAATTAGCGGACGCGGCGCTCCTTGAATGCCTTGCTGAGGTAACACAGACCTATGATGACCATCATACACTCGAAGACAATGAAAG TATGCCGGGGACAAGTGCTGTAGCTATTGATAACAAGATTGAACAAGCTATG gaTTTGGTAAAAAGTCATCTGATGTTTGCTGTAAGAGAAGAAGTTGAagtattgaaagaaaaaatagcCGAGTTAATGGATCGTATAAATCAGCTCGAGgctgaaaattcaattttaagagCACATGCGACTCCCGAAACACTGGCTCAATTGAGCCAATCGACAACCAAATTACCCCAAAATAACAATCCAGCAAGTGGTCAATAG